One Myxococcota bacterium DNA segment encodes these proteins:
- the kdpB gene encoding potassium-transporting ATPase subunit KdpB: MKVRLLKNASLGAVVKLNPVHLLGNPVMLLTWIGALISTVSIYWHPSSFEIQIALWLWFTVLFANFAESLAECEGKAQAKSLRKGKVSLMARRFNGSKEESVPATSLQRGDLVVCEAGDAIPADGEVIEGIASVDESAITGESAPVIRESGGDRSGVTGGTRVISDRLVIRVSSEAGQSFLDRMINMIEGAKRQKTPNELALNTLLIGLTVMLSFSALSLWCFGSYSGLSISVTALVALWICLIPTTIGGLLSAVGIAGMDRLVKKNVIAKSGRAIEAAGDTNVLLLDKTGTITLGNRMASDFLPSLGHTARDVAHAAALASLSDETAEGRSILALAEEKFDFDRTTTDTSAAQFIAFSANTRVSGIDLANCRIRKGAIDAIKMEIQMQKGEFPADLEPAIIAICQSGGTPLAVLKDNEVVGVIHLKDIIKTGIKERFQELHKMGIKSIMMTGDNALTAAAIAAEAGIGDFIAQATPEMKLLRIKEEQRRGSLVTMTGDGTNDAPALAQADVGLVMGSGTQAAREAGNMVDLDNDPTKILEVVTIGKQLLMTRGALTTFSVANDLAKYFAILPAMFGSLFVIDINIMDLGSSESAILSSVIYNAIIIMLLIPLALRGVPYRPIASNLLLRHNLIVYGVGGLIAPFVGIKLIDYVVRGWV; the protein is encoded by the coding sequence ATGAAAGTCCGATTGCTAAAAAATGCTTCCTTGGGTGCCGTGGTCAAATTAAATCCAGTTCATCTGCTTGGAAATCCGGTCATGCTGCTGACTTGGATCGGTGCCCTGATTTCAACCGTATCTATTTATTGGCACCCTTCAAGTTTTGAAATTCAGATTGCTTTGTGGCTTTGGTTCACCGTTTTGTTCGCCAACTTTGCTGAAAGTTTGGCGGAGTGCGAAGGCAAGGCGCAAGCTAAATCACTGCGAAAAGGCAAAGTCTCGCTTATGGCCCGAAGGTTCAATGGCAGCAAAGAAGAAAGCGTTCCGGCCACATCTCTGCAACGGGGCGATTTGGTCGTTTGCGAAGCGGGCGATGCCATCCCTGCAGATGGCGAAGTTATCGAAGGCATTGCCAGTGTGGATGAATCCGCCATTACCGGGGAGTCGGCACCCGTGATTAGAGAAAGTGGTGGCGATCGAAGCGGTGTTACCGGTGGTACCCGGGTAATCAGCGACAGGCTCGTAATTAGAGTTAGCTCAGAAGCCGGGCAATCTTTTCTAGACCGCATGATCAATATGATCGAAGGCGCGAAGCGTCAAAAGACACCCAACGAACTGGCTTTAAATACGCTGCTGATTGGACTGACAGTGATGCTGTCTTTTTCAGCGCTTAGCTTATGGTGCTTCGGAAGCTATAGCGGCCTCAGCATCTCGGTCACAGCGTTGGTTGCTTTATGGATCTGCTTAATCCCAACGACGATCGGGGGTTTGCTCAGCGCAGTCGGCATCGCGGGCATGGACCGGCTGGTCAAAAAGAATGTCATCGCCAAAAGCGGACGCGCCATCGAGGCAGCTGGCGACACCAATGTCTTGTTATTAGATAAAACCGGCACCATCACCTTGGGAAATCGAATGGCATCAGATTTCCTACCAAGCCTAGGACACACAGCGCGGGACGTCGCCCATGCTGCGGCTTTGGCTTCCCTGTCCGATGAAACCGCCGAAGGGCGCTCAATTTTAGCGCTGGCCGAAGAGAAATTCGATTTTGATCGGACCACTACCGATACCTCTGCCGCTCAGTTTATTGCCTTCTCAGCGAACACGCGCGTCAGTGGCATCGATCTAGCCAACTGCCGAATTCGCAAAGGTGCCATTGATGCCATCAAAATGGAAATTCAAATGCAAAAAGGCGAGTTTCCCGCAGACCTGGAACCGGCCATTATAGCCATTTGCCAAAGTGGTGGAACGCCGTTAGCCGTGCTGAAAGACAACGAAGTGGTAGGTGTCATACATCTGAAAGATATTATTAAAACCGGCATCAAAGAGCGCTTTCAAGAGCTTCATAAGATGGGCATTAAAAGCATTATGATGACCGGCGATAATGCTTTGACCGCTGCTGCGATCGCTGCTGAAGCAGGCATCGGCGATTTCATTGCACAGGCAACGCCAGAGATGAAGCTTTTGCGCATCAAGGAAGAGCAGAGACGCGGATCGTTGGTCACTATGACCGGCGATGGCACGAACGATGCGCCTGCGCTTGCTCAGGCAGATGTAGGCCTGGTGATGGGCTCGGGCACGCAAGCTGCTCGCGAAGCCGGCAATATGGTGGATTTGGATAACGATCCTACTAAAATTCTGGAAGTCGTTACCATTGGTAAGCAGCTATTGATGACCCGCGGGGCATTGACCACTTTTAGCGTTGCCAATGACTTGGCAAAATATTTCGCGATTTTGCCGGCCATGTTTGGCAGTCTGTTTGTCATCGATATCAATATTATGGACCTTGGTTCGAGCGAGAGCGCGATTTTGAGCTCGGTGATTTATAATGCGATTATTATCATGCTACTTATCCCATTGGCCTTGCGAGGCGTGCCCTACCGGCCAATCGCGAGCAACTTATTGCTGCGACATAACTTGATTGTGTATGGCGTGGGTGGCCTAATCGCACCTTTTGTCGGCATCAAACTGATTGATTATGTGGTGCGAGGATGGGTCTAG
- a CDS encoding flagellar biosynthetic protein FliR, which translates to MQAFLNALIAAFTKDVSQGHALILFSLIAARMISMVTLIPFLGSKNAPGPVRVGIAIMLSALVWPLATSNLHGTVPGSLMPYLLMMIKEVFVGFTLGFVTAQIFYAVEMAGQIIDVVRGTNQVQLMVPETSERSSPYGDMYYQLALILFLSTGLHEVFFEGVVQSFISVPINQMPPFTGGSVAFYQEFMFLLAEIFKIALTLALPIVAVCLIINIAFGLINRIAPQINAYFLSMPAIAVGGMAISFAALSMTLSQFEYFSKGLMEHFLKVVMLLG; encoded by the coding sequence ATGCAGGCATTTTTAAACGCACTGATTGCTGCATTCACCAAGGATGTGTCTCAGGGTCATGCCTTGATCCTGTTTTCATTAATAGCCGCTCGAATGATATCGATGGTAACGCTGATCCCTTTTTTGGGGTCGAAAAACGCGCCTGGTCCGGTTCGAGTTGGTATTGCCATCATGCTTTCGGCTCTTGTTTGGCCGCTGGCGACCAGTAATCTTCACGGGACCGTCCCAGGCAGTTTGATGCCTTACTTGTTGATGATGATCAAAGAAGTTTTCGTAGGCTTCACGTTGGGTTTTGTCACCGCTCAAATATTTTACGCGGTGGAAATGGCTGGGCAAATAATCGATGTGGTGCGCGGGACGAACCAAGTGCAGCTAATGGTTCCTGAAACTTCTGAGAGAAGCTCGCCCTATGGGGACATGTATTATCAGTTGGCGCTGATTCTGTTTTTATCCACGGGGCTGCATGAAGTTTTTTTTGAAGGCGTTGTTCAGAGCTTTATCTCGGTACCGATTAACCAAATGCCGCCTTTCACGGGCGGCTCGGTGGCGTTTTATCAAGAGTTTATGTTCTTGCTCGCTGAGATTTTCAAAATCGCCCTGACACTGGCTTTGCCGATTGTGGCGGTTTGTTTGATTATTAATATTGCTTTCGGTTTAATCAACCGCATTGCGCCGCAGATTAATGCGTACTTTTTGTCGATGCCAGCGATTGCGGTTGGCGGCATGGCCATCTCGTTCGCAGCGCTTTCTATGACATTGTCTCAGTTCGAGTATTTTTCCAAAGGGCTAATGGAGCACTTTTTAAAAGTCGTTATGCTCTTAGGCTAA
- a CDS encoding flagellar biosynthetic protein FliQ, giving the protein MNIGAYVAQLTNEAILLTILISAPSIVASLVVGLAVALFSATTQIQEQTLSFAPKMVFVYLAIAISGGWVGGLMLKFATRCLGEFYTIPLG; this is encoded by the coding sequence ATGAACATTGGAGCCTATGTTGCACAGCTGACCAACGAGGCGATTTTGTTGACCATTCTGATTTCGGCACCTTCGATTGTGGCGAGTTTGGTGGTCGGACTGGCAGTCGCTCTGTTTTCTGCAACCACTCAGATTCAAGAGCAGACCTTGAGCTTTGCGCCTAAAATGGTGTTCGTGTACTTGGCTATTGCCATTTCGGGTGGTTGGGTTGGGGGTTTGATGCTCAAATTTGCCACCAGGTGCTTGGGTGAGTTTTACACCATCCCGCTAGGTTAA
- the sctR gene encoding type III secretion system export apparatus subunit SctR, with protein MKNLLFKLFCLLLSQSVFAQSADMSGIQALAGGGGISSKPLMLMIGMVAISLLPFVGMMVTSFVKIAVVLSITRQAVGMQQAPPTTVITGLAILLTVYVMQPVGLQIYKNSQKFMHHQNSEFFDKANVDLLFKAMTAAEAPMKEFLRNQASEKNVQLFYRIAQKIRKAEDRAALSIDDYIILVPAFVISELTKAFQIGFMIFLPFMVIDMAVSNILMALGMQMLAPTMISLPFKLLLFVMVDGWYLITKGLVLGYQL; from the coding sequence ATGAAAAATCTTCTCTTTAAGCTGTTTTGTCTGCTGCTTTCCCAAAGTGTATTTGCGCAATCGGCAGATATGAGTGGCATTCAAGCTCTCGCCGGTGGTGGGGGCATTAGTTCGAAGCCTTTGATGCTCATGATCGGCATGGTGGCCATATCGTTGCTTCCTTTTGTTGGCATGATGGTCACGAGCTTCGTCAAGATCGCTGTGGTGCTTTCGATCACGCGTCAAGCCGTGGGCATGCAACAGGCGCCGCCAACGACGGTGATTACAGGTCTTGCGATTTTATTGACCGTTTATGTGATGCAGCCGGTTGGACTCCAGATTTACAAAAACTCACAAAAATTCATGCACCATCAAAATAGCGAGTTTTTTGACAAAGCCAACGTTGATTTGCTGTTTAAAGCGATGACTGCTGCTGAAGCGCCGATGAAAGAGTTTTTAAGAAACCAGGCCTCAGAAAAGAACGTTCAGCTGTTTTATCGCATCGCACAAAAAATTCGCAAAGCGGAAGACCGCGCTGCCTTGTCGATCGATGATTATATTATCTTGGTTCCTGCGTTTGTGATTTCGGAGCTTACCAAGGCGTTTCAAATCGGTTTCATGATTTTCTTGCCGTTCATGGTTATTGACATGGCGGTGTCGAATATTTTGATGGCTTTAGGCATGCAGATGCTTGCGCCCACCATGATCAGTTTGCCGTTTAAGCTGTTGCTCTTTGTGATGGTGGACGGTTGGTACCTCATCACCAAAGGTCTCGTGCTAGGATATCAGCTATGA
- a CDS encoding flagellar biosynthetic protein FliO, with translation MELVWALLQIATMLAAVVALAYFLLNKVMGRWLAKHQRSATMVLKERLALEPRRSIYIVEIRGRDFVLAGSENGVSLVCELNEKSSL, from the coding sequence GTGGAACTTGTTTGGGCGCTTCTTCAAATTGCGACCATGCTCGCAGCAGTGGTCGCGTTAGCTTATTTCTTACTCAATAAAGTCATGGGCCGTTGGTTGGCAAAACATCAGCGCTCCGCCACCATGGTTTTAAAAGAACGTTTGGCGTTAGAGCCGCGACGAAGTATCTACATCGTGGAAATTCGAGGACGTGACTTTGTGTTGGCCGGGAGTGAAAACGGGGTTTCTCTCGTTTGTGAATTGAATGAAAAATCTTCTCTTTAA
- a CDS encoding FliM/FliN family flagellar motor switch protein has translation MTEDLKQSIAMPLVVELARLPLNLQQIGALQTGQVVELKKTSGEPVELTISGKSIGQGELVEVEGKLGVKVLSLIGA, from the coding sequence ATGACCGAAGATTTAAAGCAAAGTATTGCAATGCCACTTGTCGTTGAGTTGGCACGTCTGCCGCTCAATTTGCAGCAAATTGGTGCCCTTCAAACAGGGCAGGTGGTTGAGCTTAAAAAGACCTCGGGTGAGCCTGTGGAGCTGACCATTAGTGGCAAAAGCATCGGCCAAGGTGAGCTGGTGGAAGTCGAAGGAAAGCTTGGGGTTAAAGTCCTGTCCTTGATTGGGGCTTAA
- the secG gene encoding preprotein translocase subunit SecG: MLAFLIILQVVVAVFMILVVLLQPGNKGGSSAAFGGSGSDTTFGGRGANTFLSKLTFGAAAAFMITNLALSLMSSHVASVLDKVSN; the protein is encoded by the coding sequence ATGCTGGCATTTTTGATTATTCTTCAGGTCGTGGTCGCAGTTTTCATGATCTTGGTTGTTCTATTACAACCAGGTAACAAGGGTGGTTCTAGTGCAGCTTTTGGCGGCTCCGGTTCAGACACTACTTTCGGTGGTCGCGGCGCTAACACTTTCTTAAGCAAGTTGACCTTCGGTGCTGCCGCAGCGTTTATGATTACAAATCTGGCTTTGTCCTTGATGTCGTCACACGTTGCTTCCGTGCTCGACAAGGTTTCTAACTAA
- the pgl gene encoding 6-phosphogluconolactonase, translating to MAKYTLIEFPSEQEFIDHAVADFMRLATDAIAARGKFSVALSGGGTPKAIYEALVKLDIDWTKVHFYFGDERYVSHVDPMSNFAMVQKSLFCHINLPNPNIHSINTDQPDPHEAAKAYENHIGDMRFDLVYLGIGADGHTASIFPGILVPENQKVSAFYVHKLGGYRISLLPNFINTAHQIRFLVSGASKKPVLEYIMQEPELPLKYPCQLIRACEILAHAI from the coding sequence ATGGCGAAATATACCCTCATAGAGTTTCCTTCGGAACAAGAGTTTATCGATCACGCGGTTGCTGATTTCATGCGGCTAGCGACAGACGCTATTGCTGCGAGAGGTAAATTCTCTGTAGCACTATCTGGAGGCGGTACGCCTAAGGCAATTTATGAAGCTTTGGTCAAACTTGATATTGATTGGACTAAAGTGCATTTCTACTTTGGTGATGAAAGATATGTCTCTCACGTGGATCCCATGAGCAACTTTGCCATGGTTCAAAAGAGTTTGTTTTGTCATATTAATCTTCCGAATCCGAATATCCACTCGATTAATACAGACCAACCTGATCCACATGAGGCGGCTAAGGCTTATGAAAATCATATCGGTGATATGCGTTTTGATTTGGTCTATTTGGGTATCGGTGCAGATGGTCATACGGCATCGATTTTTCCGGGGATTTTGGTTCCTGAAAATCAGAAAGTGTCGGCTTTTTATGTGCATAAGCTGGGCGGCTATCGGATTTCGTTGCTTCCGAATTTTATTAATACGGCGCATCAGATCAGATTTTTGGTTTCGGGTGCTTCGAAAAAGCCTGTGCTTGAATACATCATGCAGGAGCCTGAATTACCGCTGAAATACCCATGCCAATTGATTCGGGCTTGTGAAATATTGGCCCATGCGATATAA
- the zwf gene encoding glucose-6-phosphate dehydrogenase: MQANDCEMVIMGAAGDLTKRLLLPALCNLGAAGLLRDTFKLIGVARADYTTEGFRAYLKDNLDQFVTDPDSKAYGMALLERTHFVQGDLTDGKTYETLKATLSPERNHVFYLAVPPKFFLPVIQQLGDAQLIQEESPGPWRKVVIEKPFGNDLESAKKLNHDIRAILKESQIFRIDHYLGKETVQNLLAFRFANGIFEPIWNRTYVDHVQITVAEKLGVETRGNYYETAGALKDMIPNHIFQLLSYVAMEPPISLDADAVRDEKSKVLRAVQELKPEDVLRYTVRGQYKDYRSSPDVNPGSNVETFVAMRLMVENWRWAGVPFYIRTGKKLPLRATEIAIQFKTPPAIMFKETQVANLSPNLLVIHVQPEEGISLRFGAKVPGPIVRLGDVNMKFQYKDYFGSRPGTGYETLLYDCMMGDRTLFQRADMVESGWRVVQPILDVWSALQPRNFPNYTSGSWGPAEATDLMERDGRKWRNIPS, translated from the coding sequence ATGCAAGCAAATGATTGTGAAATGGTGATTATGGGCGCGGCGGGAGACCTGACCAAAAGGCTCTTGCTGCCGGCCCTGTGTAATCTAGGTGCCGCTGGGCTTTTAAGAGATACTTTCAAGCTGATTGGTGTTGCGCGCGCAGATTACACCACCGAAGGATTTAGAGCTTACTTAAAAGACAACTTGGACCAATTCGTGACCGACCCAGATTCCAAGGCATACGGCATGGCGCTGCTCGAGCGCACGCATTTTGTGCAAGGCGATTTAACGGATGGAAAAACCTATGAGACGCTCAAAGCGACTTTAAGTCCTGAACGCAATCATGTGTTTTATTTGGCGGTGCCGCCCAAATTCTTTTTGCCGGTGATCCAGCAATTGGGTGACGCGCAGTTGATCCAAGAGGAGAGCCCTGGCCCTTGGCGCAAAGTGGTGATTGAAAAGCCGTTTGGTAACGATTTGGAAAGCGCTAAAAAGCTGAACCATGACATTCGCGCCATTTTGAAAGAAAGTCAGATTTTCCGCATTGATCATTACTTGGGCAAAGAGACCGTGCAAAATTTGCTGGCCTTTCGCTTTGCGAATGGCATCTTCGAGCCGATTTGGAACCGAACTTACGTTGATCATGTCCAAATCACGGTGGCTGAAAAGTTGGGCGTAGAGACCCGCGGCAATTATTATGAAACGGCTGGCGCTTTAAAAGATATGATACCCAATCATATTTTTCAGCTGCTGAGTTATGTCGCCATGGAACCACCGATTTCACTGGATGCAGACGCCGTGCGCGATGAGAAGTCCAAGGTGCTAAGGGCGGTGCAAGAGCTCAAACCTGAAGATGTTTTGCGTTATACCGTTCGTGGACAGTATAAAGATTATCGCTCTTCCCCTGATGTGAATCCAGGATCAAATGTAGAGACTTTTGTCGCCATGAGATTAATGGTGGAAAATTGGCGCTGGGCAGGCGTGCCTTTTTATATTAGAACAGGAAAGAAGTTGCCGCTGAGAGCTACCGAAATTGCGATTCAGTTTAAAACACCACCTGCTATTATGTTTAAAGAAACTCAAGTTGCTAATTTATCCCCTAATTTGTTGGTCATTCATGTCCAACCGGAAGAGGGCATTTCCTTGAGATTCGGTGCTAAGGTTCCAGGCCCTATTGTCCGACTCGGCGATGTGAACATGAAGTTTCAGTATAAAGACTACTTTGGTTCTAGGCCGGGTACGGGTTATGAGACTTTGTTATATGATTGCATGATGGGCGATCGAACCTTGTTCCAAAGAGCTGACATGGTGGAATCCGGCTGGCGGGTGGTGCAACCAATTTTAGATGTTTGGAGTGCGCTGCAACCTAGGAATTTTCCTAATTATACTTCAGGCTCATGGGGGCCGGCGGAAGCCACTGATTTAATGGAGCGAGACGGTCGTAAATGGCGAAATATACCCTCATAG
- the gnd gene encoding decarboxylating 6-phosphogluconate dehydrogenase produces MQIGMIGLGKMGANMAERLKAGGHECVGFDLSRANVEKIEAAGVGGAYTLAELASKLQSPRVVWVMVPAGEATHQTMDSLAGVLSAGDIVIDGGNSYYRDDMKHAEVLGAKGIHFMDVGTSGGVWGKDRGYCLMIGGPKDAFKRAEPIFKTLAPGTGSIERTRGRDGDLSASEQGYLHCGPVGSGHFVKMIHNGIEYGVMQAYAEGFDILKGAGEFELDLKEIAEVWRRGSVIGSWLLDLTAIALQGDTELQAYSGNVADSGEGRWTIQAAVESGVSAEVLATALFKRFRSRQEHSFAEKILSAMRFQFGGHVENASK; encoded by the coding sequence ATGCAAATTGGTATGATTGGTTTGGGTAAAATGGGCGCAAACATGGCTGAGCGATTGAAAGCAGGCGGCCATGAATGCGTTGGCTTTGATTTGAGCCGTGCCAATGTTGAAAAGATTGAGGCCGCAGGTGTTGGTGGTGCCTATACTTTGGCTGAGCTTGCCTCAAAGCTTCAGTCGCCTCGGGTTGTTTGGGTGATGGTGCCTGCCGGGGAAGCAACGCATCAAACCATGGATTCATTGGCGGGCGTGTTGTCTGCTGGCGATATTGTCATCGATGGCGGTAATTCTTATTATCGCGATGACATGAAGCATGCAGAAGTTTTGGGCGCTAAGGGCATTCATTTTATGGATGTTGGTACCAGCGGCGGGGTTTGGGGCAAGGATCGAGGCTATTGTCTGATGATCGGCGGTCCCAAGGATGCGTTTAAGCGCGCTGAACCTATTTTCAAAACCTTGGCACCTGGAACGGGGAGCATTGAGAGAACGCGCGGCAGAGATGGTGATTTAAGTGCCAGTGAACAAGGTTATTTGCATTGTGGGCCAGTTGGTTCTGGGCATTTTGTCAAAATGATTCATAATGGAATTGAATATGGTGTCATGCAGGCATATGCTGAGGGATTTGATATTCTAAAAGGCGCAGGCGAGTTTGAATTAGATCTAAAAGAAATCGCCGAAGTTTGGCGTCGTGGTAGTGTGATTGGTTCATGGCTGCTTGATCTGACGGCAATTGCTTTGCAGGGAGATACAGAGCTTCAGGCATATTCTGGCAATGTGGCTGATTCTGGAGAGGGTCGCTGGACCATTCAGGCTGCGGTGGAATCGGGAGTATCCGCCGAAGTTTTGGCTACGGCGCTATTTAAGAGATTTAGGTCGAGACAGGAACACAGCTTTGCTGAAAAAATCCTGTCAGCGATGCGCTTTCAGTTTGGGGGACATGTCGAGAATGCAAGCAAATGA
- the tal gene encoding transaldolase yields the protein MNSIQKLAEEGQSIWLDFIQRGLMTSGKLKQMIAGGLRGVTSNPAIFEKAVASGNEYDAFLSEQNAQQVQRPVDLYEALAIRDVQDAADVFTSTYEDTAGRDGYVSLEVSPHLAQDAEGTLAEARRLWARVNRSNVMIKVPATPECVPVIRQLIADGINVNVTLLFSEKMYADVAEAFVSGLEYRAKHKLTISNIASVASFFISRIDSAVDKVAPQELQGKAAIANAKLTYQYYKKFYASERFKTLEVLGAKPQRLLWASTGTKNPAYSDVLYVEELVGPETVNTIPPATYEAFLDHGKAKSTLELDLGAARQVMSDLKAAGVDFDAVTDKLLSDGIKLFVEPFDKMLAAIAAKYPQAEHPLPNLWEQKKNNEWLGWLDVILTGGEKSLPTSLLQREDSPSLVLLGMGGSSLAPDVMNRICGPFGGFHVLDSTDPEQIADIERQIDVKNTMFIVSSKSGSTLEPNIFFDYFVAKAKNPKQFIAITDPGSALERVAQEKGFLSIYPGVKSIGGRYSALSNFGLVPAALMGVDTAQQLEHALSMRQVCMKMDALDNPGARLGLFLGNWALKSRDKVTLITSKELEPLGDWVEQLLAESTGKQGKGLIPVVGESIGAPHLYASDRAFVYVQLGNDASMEHTVEAFERAGHPVFRINVASKHHLGAEFYRWEVATAVAGEVLGINAFDQPDVEAAKVEARRLMEQPSVPAIPKGSERDVRDLLSSVKPGDYFAIQAFVPMNAATRATLQKYRMKVRDLKKVATTLGFGPRFLHSTGQLHKGGPDSGVFLQVVSDATTDLAVPGKSYGFDQVKHAQALGDFNVLKARGRRVISISWETLCKLV from the coding sequence ATGAATTCCATTCAAAAGCTGGCTGAAGAGGGCCAATCTATTTGGTTAGATTTTATTCAACGCGGACTGATGACCTCGGGAAAATTGAAGCAGATGATCGCGGGTGGCTTGCGCGGTGTGACTTCCAATCCTGCGATTTTTGAAAAAGCGGTGGCTTCCGGCAATGAATACGATGCCTTTTTGAGTGAGCAAAATGCGCAGCAGGTGCAGCGGCCGGTAGATTTATACGAAGCTTTGGCGATTCGAGACGTGCAAGACGCTGCCGATGTTTTTACATCGACTTATGAAGATACGGCTGGCCGAGATGGGTATGTGAGCTTGGAAGTCTCGCCGCATCTGGCGCAAGATGCCGAGGGTACTTTGGCTGAAGCTAGACGTTTATGGGCCCGGGTGAACAGGTCCAATGTCATGATCAAGGTACCCGCAACGCCTGAATGTGTGCCGGTGATCCGGCAGTTAATCGCAGATGGCATTAACGTCAATGTGACCTTGCTATTTTCAGAGAAAATGTACGCCGATGTAGCAGAGGCTTTTGTTAGCGGTTTAGAATACCGAGCCAAGCATAAACTGACGATTTCTAACATTGCCAGTGTGGCCAGCTTTTTCATTAGCCGCATTGACTCGGCGGTAGATAAAGTGGCTCCACAAGAGCTGCAAGGGAAAGCAGCGATTGCCAATGCTAAGCTGACTTACCAATATTATAAAAAGTTTTACGCCAGTGAGCGATTTAAAACCCTTGAAGTTTTGGGTGCAAAGCCGCAACGCTTGCTTTGGGCTAGCACGGGCACCAAGAATCCGGCTTATTCGGATGTTTTATATGTCGAAGAGTTGGTTGGCCCTGAAACAGTGAATACCATTCCGCCTGCAACCTATGAAGCGTTTTTGGACCACGGCAAAGCTAAATCAACCCTTGAGCTAGATTTGGGCGCTGCTCGGCAAGTGATGAGCGATTTAAAAGCGGCGGGTGTGGATTTTGATGCGGTGACCGATAAACTTTTGAGCGATGGGATTAAGCTATTTGTTGAGCCGTTTGACAAGATGCTGGCCGCTATCGCGGCGAAATATCCGCAAGCCGAACATCCACTCCCAAATCTCTGGGAGCAAAAAAAAAATAACGAATGGCTAGGGTGGCTAGATGTTATTTTAACTGGTGGAGAAAAATCCCTCCCGACCTCCCTTTTGCAAAGGGAGGATAGTCCTTCGCTGGTGCTTTTGGGGATGGGGGGCTCTAGTTTAGCGCCGGATGTGATGAATCGTATTTGCGGGCCCTTTGGCGGTTTTCATGTACTGGATTCTACGGATCCGGAGCAGATTGCTGATATTGAGAGGCAGATTGATGTCAAAAATACGATGTTTATCGTGTCGAGTAAATCTGGCAGCACGCTCGAGCCCAATATCTTTTTTGATTACTTTGTTGCAAAGGCTAAAAATCCGAAGCAGTTTATTGCGATTACTGACCCGGGCTCTGCGCTCGAGCGTGTGGCTCAAGAGAAAGGCTTTTTATCTATCTACCCGGGCGTAAAATCCATTGGCGGCAGATATTCAGCCTTGTCGAATTTCGGGCTGGTGCCCGCGGCTTTGATGGGGGTTGATACTGCTCAGCAACTTGAACACGCGCTTTCGATGCGGCAGGTCTGCATGAAAATGGATGCGCTGGATAACCCTGGCGCAAGGCTCGGTTTATTTCTGGGTAATTGGGCTTTGAAATCTCGCGATAAAGTCACTTTAATCACATCTAAAGAGCTCGAGCCGCTGGGGGATTGGGTTGAGCAGTTGTTGGCTGAGTCTACCGGTAAGCAAGGAAAAGGATTGATTCCGGTTGTCGGTGAATCGATTGGCGCACCCCATTTGTACGCTTCAGATAGAGCTTTTGTTTACGTGCAGCTGGGCAATGATGCGTCTATGGAGCATACTGTCGAGGCCTTTGAGCGAGCTGGGCATCCCGTGTTTCGGATCAACGTGGCTAGCAAACATCACTTAGGCGCTGAGTTTTATCGCTGGGAAGTTGCCACGGCCGTTGCGGGCGAAGTTTTGGGCATTAACGCGTTTGATCAGCCCGATGTTGAGGCTGCTAAAGTTGAAGCTAGACGACTCATGGAGCAACCGTCGGTGCCGGCGATCCCAAAGGGGAGTGAACGCGATGTTCGAGATTTGTTATCCAGCGTTAAGCCGGGCGATTATTTTGCGATTCAGGCTTTTGTGCCGATGAATGCAGCCACGCGTGCAACGCTGCAAAAGTATCGCATGAAAGTGCGTGATTTAAAAAAAGTAGCGACCACTTTGGGTTTTGGACCGAGGTTTTTGCATTCGACTGGGCAGCTGCATAAAGGCGGACCGGACTCCGGCGTGTTTTTGCAGGTGGTAAGCGACGCGACGACTGATCTGGCTGTGCCGGGCAAATCTTATGGATTTGATCAAGTAAAGCACGCACAGGCTTTGGGCGATTTTAACGTTTTGAAGGCGCGCGGGCGCCGAGTGATTTCAATATCTTGGGAGACTCTATGCAAATTGGTATGA